The nucleotide window TGATTTTTGATTTTTTTGAATTTGGAAAAGATTGTTCAAAATATTTTTCTAAAAATTTAATATAAGTATCAAAGGAATAAATGAAACCAGAGAAACCTTCTAATTTACATTTTGAATAAAACCATAAAGTAATTAATTTTATATCTTTAGTATTCGAACAAAGATAATTTTCGCAATTTGTTATCAAAAAACTATAATCTATTATTTCTTGATTAACACTTGTTTCTTTATCTATTTCTTGCTCAATTAAAAGATAATTATCTTCTAACTTACAATCATATCCATAAAAATTATCAAATTCTTTTAAAATACTTTCTCTTAACAAATCATTTTCCTGTGTAATTTGATGAATTTTAATATATTATTTCTTTATTTATTATTTAATTATTAATATATGTCATAAAATTTTATATAATTATTTTATAATAATATATTTACAAACTAATTAAGTTTACTTTGGTTAAAATGAGAAAATTTGTGAAATTAAAGGAAAATATTGCTTAGAGGAATTGTATTAAAAGATAAAAATATAATTATATTATCTATTATATTTCTTTTATTAATTATTTTTATCTATATTTTCTACTTAAATTTTATTATTTCAGATTTAAAGAATGATTTAAAATCAAAAGAAAACCTTTATTCAATACAGATAAACAATAGAATAGATGAGATTTTAGAACTTTCTGAACAAATTAAAGAATTACATAGAATAATGGACGTTGGTTTAGTTTTAAATTCAAATGACAAAATAGTATTCAATAATAAAATAGATGAAAATAGTTTAAATAATTTATTTAAAATCATTCCAAATGGTTTTCCTTTAATAGATGTACAAGTCAGTTCTAGATTTGGAGAAAGAATACATCCAATTTCAAATATAGAAAAATTTCATTCTGGATTAGATTTAAAAACTAAAATTGGTAATAATGTTTATTCAACCGCTTCTGGAGTTGTATATAAAGTAAGAAATGAAGACAATGGAGGTTATGGAAAATTTGTAACAATTTTACATGCCTTTGGATTTACTACCTTATATGCTCATCTAGATGAAGTTCTTGTAAAAGAAGGTGATTTTGTAGATAAAAATAGTGTAATTGCAACATCAGGAAATACTGGAATATCAACTGGACCACATCTTCACTATGAAATTAAATTTTTAGAAAAACATTTAAATCCAATAGATTTTATTTATTGGAATAAAAAATCTTTTAACTCTATATTTATGAACAATTCTAATATAGAATGGAAAAATTTAATAAACAAATTCTAAAAAATTAGGAATTAAAATGCTTGATGATACTAAATACAAAAACATAATAGAACAAATTCATGAATTAAATAGACAGAATTATCTAAACTCTGATGAAAATATAGATAAATTAATTTATAAAATAAATAAATTAGAGGAAAAAATTGAGAATAAAAAATTTACTTTAAATATAAAAGAATACATTTTATTTTCTCTTTTAGGAATCAATTTATTACTTACTTTATCTATTTTTTTTGTACATATTTTTGCCAATGAAGTTGATAGTGAAGAAAAATTTACTAAAAATAATAATTCTGAAGTAAAAATTGAACAAAAAATTTCAACAAATGATGAAATTTTAAAATTTAATCAAGATTCTTTAAAAAATATTGAAGATATAAAATATGAAGATATAAAACCAATAATAAAAAAAGGCACTCCATTCTTCTGTGAAGGGGAAATATCAACAAAACAGATTCCTTATACAGTTGAAATAAAAGGTAAATTATATAGCGATAAATTCACCTTTATTTTACAAGAAAATTCAAAAAATAAAGATTGTTTCATAAAAAAAGATAATTTATAAATAATGTTTTAAATTATGTTATTATATTATTATGTTTTATTTTATTATTTAAGGAGCAAGGATGAATAATCCAGTATTTATTTCAATTAAAGGAAGTACTCAAGGTTTGATTACTGAAGGAGCATTTACTGCTGAATCTGTTGGGAACTCGTTTCAAAAAGGACATGAAAATGAAGCTTTAGTAAAAGCTTTTAATCACAATATTAAAATTCCAAGAGATCCTCAATCTGGACAACCTTCAGGTCAAAGAGTTCATGAACCTTTAGTTATTACAAAACTTGTAGATAAATCTACACCACTTTTATATAATGCATTAACAAAAGGTGAAACATTAACTAATGTAGAATTAAAATGGTATAGAACAAGTTATACAGGAAAACCAGAACATTATTTTAGTTTAGTATTAGAAGATGCTGTAATTGTAAATATTGATTCATTTATGGATATGCAAGTAGGAGAAACTAAAGTTCAAGTTGCTCCTTTAGAAAAAATTTCTTTTGCTTATAGAAAAATCACTTGGAGACATGAAGTAGCAAGCACTTCAGGAGAAGATGATTGGAGAATAGGCGTAGGATTAAATGCTTAACTTAAAAAAGGTGGGAACCCACCTTTTTTTATCTTAAACTAAAAGAGAACATAATGAAAGAAATTTTAGATTTATTATCAACAAAAGCGACATTGCAAAAAGTAAAAGGTAGAATAAAATTATTAAACTATAAGCAAGAAGAGATAAAAGGATTAATAGAAGAGGATTATTCAATTTATTCTTTAACAGGGAATAGTAATATAGATGAAATATATAGTTTTAATGTATCTTTTATAAGTAATGAATTTTTAAATATTGATTTATTATTAGATACTGATGTAGAAATTATAATTGAAGATTTAATAAATTTAAGAATAAAAAAAAATATATTTGGAAAAATTTGTAAAATAGAAGAAGATTCGATTGTTGCAAAAAAATATATGTATAAAATTGAAGTAGTACATCCTTTATATTATTTAAACTTTACAAATAAATATGAAATATTTCAGAATAAAAAATTTGAAGATATTATTTATGAAATAATACAAAGATATTCAGCATTATTAAATACATCTTTAGAGATAAGAATAGATAAAGATAAAACACCAATAAGAGAATATACAACTCAATATAATCAAAGTGATTTAGATTTTATAATGATGTTAGCTCAAACAGAAGGATATAATTTAATATTTGATTATAGTAATAATCAACCATATAAAGTAATACTATGCCAATTAAATGATTATGCTTTAGTAAATCCAGTAATAAAATCAATTTCTAATTTTAATATAATCAAAAAATTTAATGCAACTTCTCATATAGAGGATTATTATGATTATAATAGACCAAGTAAAGAATATAAAATAAATAGTAATGTATATAAAGAAAATGAAGAAGAAAATCAAAATAGTAAACAATTACAACAAGAATTAAAAGTAGAAAAATTAAAAGATAAATTGAATCTATTAAATGAGAGTTATTATGAAGATTTAACTAGATATAGTAATATAGATTCATTAAGAGAAACTTCAAAAATAAAAACAATAAAAGCTTATTCAAAAGAGATACAACTAAAAGATAGTTTATTAGTAGAACTATATGATGATAAAGTAAATAAATCAAAAGAAGTAATAATATTAGGAGTGAAATATAAAGCATACTTTCCAAATGCTTTAGATGAATATACAACTTTAAATCAAACCTTACAATATGAAGTAGAAGTAACTTGTATTCCAAAAGAAATAATATATAAACCAAATAAAACAATAAAACAATCAAAAATATATGGAATACAAACAGCAATAGTTTCAAATAATGAGAATAATTTAAAAGAAGAAGAGAATAATATAGATGTAGATGAACAAGGAAGAGTAAGAGTGGTGTTTCATTTTGAAAGAAATAAAACAACATCTTGTTACTTAAGAGTGTCAAATATTTCAAGTGGGAATAACTATGGTTCAATATTTATACCAAGAGTAAATAGTGAAGTAATAGTAAGCTTTATAAATGGAGACCCCGATAAACCAATAATAATAGGGAGCTTATATAATGGTGAGAATAAAATAGCACATTCTTTGCCAAATAATAAAACAAAAAGTTATATAAGAACATATACGACACCACAATATGAAGATGAAATAGGATTTAATGAGATATTGTTTGAAGATAAAAGAGGAGAAGAAGAATTAAATATAAAAGCACAAAGAGATATGAACTCTTTAATACAAAATGATGAGACAAGAATAGTAAAACATAATCAAAAGATAATAATAGAGAATGATAAGATAGAAGATATAAAAAGAGATTCAAAAATAATAATAAATAATGAACAAATAGTAGAAGTAAAATCAAATAGTAAAGAGAAGATAGAGAAAGATAAAGAATTAACAGTTGAAGAGGATTATGATATTAATGTTAACAAAAATCTTAATCTTTTGGTTAATGATAATTTAAAACAAATAATAGAAAAAGATTTTACATTAAGAGTAAAAGGAAATCAAACGGAATATGTAGAAAAAGATGTGAAAAAAAAGTATTTACAAAATCTTTTTTTACAAATTTCTAATAATTTTAGACTTGACATAAAAAACAATTATCATATCAATGCAAACTCAATAAAACAAGAAGCAAATAAAATTGAGATTATTGCTAATGAAGCTATTACTTTAAGAAGTAATTCTAATTGTTTAACTATCAATAAAAGTGGCATTTTTTTAAAAACTAATAATTTAGACACTACTTCTTCTTATTCTGGGGTATTTGCAAATGATGTAGAAAAAG belongs to Arcobacter defluvii and includes:
- a CDS encoding type VI secretion system ImpA family N-terminal domain-containing protein, with amino-acid sequence MLRESILKEFDNFYGYDCKLEDNYLLIEQEIDKETSVNQEIIDYSFLITNCENYLCSNTKDIKLITLWFYSKCKLEGFSGFIYSFDTYIKFLEKYFEQSFPNSKKSKINLLLWLETNLTNLVSKNDIFKKSIQSKQEINDLFKKSSELFVTLTQKDERYFRNLLEITKETIIDIVNKTEKIVVQKSEKEITDVKSDFEANKLLKDVKTKIKIL
- a CDS encoding M23 family metallopeptidase translates to MLRGIVLKDKNIIILSIIFLLLIIFIYIFYLNFIISDLKNDLKSKENLYSIQINNRIDEILELSEQIKELHRIMDVGLVLNSNDKIVFNNKIDENSLNNLFKIIPNGFPLIDVQVSSRFGERIHPISNIEKFHSGLDLKTKIGNNVYSTASGVVYKVRNEDNGGYGKFVTILHAFGFTTLYAHLDEVLVKEGDFVDKNSVIATSGNTGISTGPHLHYEIKFLEKHLNPIDFIYWNKKSFNSIFMNNSNIEWKNLINKF
- a CDS encoding Hcp family type VI secretion system effector, yielding MNNPVFISIKGSTQGLITEGAFTAESVGNSFQKGHENEALVKAFNHNIKIPRDPQSGQPSGQRVHEPLVITKLVDKSTPLLYNALTKGETLTNVELKWYRTSYTGKPEHYFSLVLEDAVIVNIDSFMDMQVGETKVQVAPLEKISFAYRKITWRHEVASTSGEDDWRIGVGLNA
- a CDS encoding type VI secretion system Vgr family protein, producing MKEILDLLSTKATLQKVKGRIKLLNYKQEEIKGLIEEDYSIYSLTGNSNIDEIYSFNVSFISNEFLNIDLLLDTDVEIIIEDLINLRIKKNIFGKICKIEEDSIVAKKYMYKIEVVHPLYYLNFTNKYEIFQNKKFEDIIYEIIQRYSALLNTSLEIRIDKDKTPIREYTTQYNQSDLDFIMMLAQTEGYNLIFDYSNNQPYKVILCQLNDYALVNPVIKSISNFNIIKKFNATSHIEDYYDYNRPSKEYKINSNVYKENEEENQNSKQLQQELKVEKLKDKLNLLNESYYEDLTRYSNIDSLRETSKIKTIKAYSKEIQLKDSLLVELYDDKVNKSKEVIILGVKYKAYFPNALDEYTTLNQTLQYEVEVTCIPKEIIYKPNKTIKQSKIYGIQTAIVSNNENNLKEEENNIDVDEQGRVRVVFHFERNKTTSCYLRVSNISSGNNYGSIFIPRVNSEVIVSFINGDPDKPIIIGSLYNGENKIAHSLPNNKTKSYIRTYTTPQYEDEIGFNEILFEDKRGEEELNIKAQRDMNSLIQNDETRIVKHNQKIIIENDKIEDIKRDSKIIINNEQIVEVKSNSKEKIEKDKELTVEEDYDINVNKNLNLLVNDNLKQIIEKDFTLRVKGNQTEYVEKDVKKKYLQNLFLQISNNFRLDIKNNYHINANSIKQEANKIEIIANEAITLRSNSNCLTINKSGIFLKTNNLDTTSSYSGVFANDVEKVDIQKPLYEKLKVVSIEANILKQNSINDSLIFNANTLLYKNDSWIQSNTLSSSQLSLLQWHFIKNNDSFDNDLHSDFISKDNITIDGLNLIVNLERNNLYKYAHIFCFTNNHKEEGYILIELKRNIKVIDIKIKYLSNEEIEATAILNIVEPTQEELNQIRWNIEGNLISKYNGLQTIKHNIKKENIYEINFYSFIINNQNIQDYANAFAVFDEDEKKLNDLGIN